GCCATAACGTCCCCCATACTGGAGAGAACAACCCCAATCACGTATCCATTAACCATCATGACGCCGGCAGGGCCAACGACGGAAACCCCCAGAATCAGGTTGAGGAGCGCCACCCTCAGATTATTCATAAATATCGTTAGGCTCAGCATCATTAGCGACTTGAGATCCGACGTGCTGTAGGACTCGGTCAGAGGTCTGAACTGCTCCTTGAGGGCCTCGGCAAGCCCCTCACTCTGCTGGGGTGGGGATGAGAGGCCCGCCGCGACCGAGGCTAGGAAAAGCAGGGTGATCACAGATGCCGTAAGCCTTCTGCTCAACCGCCATCACCACGTTAGATTACTCTCGGAGGAATTAAACCCCCAGCACCGTTAAAGCTAATATGTCGTTCAGTCCTAGAGTAATGTAGGGAGATCCGCTGGAGGAGTCAAACGACCGCCAGAGGTCTTGCGGCGTGAGAGGCTGCTTAAGTGATTACGTGCTCGACTGGTTCCTCAGCAAGTACAGGGAGTTCACCCCACCGCAACTCCTGGCGATACCCAGGATTAAGGAGGGTGAGAATGTCCTCATATCCTCCCCCACGGGAACTGGTAAGACCCTAGCAGTCTTCCTCCCGATAATAGACGAACTGCTTAAAGCCGCATCCTTGGGAGCGCTTGAGGATCAGGTGTACGTGGTCTACGTGTCACCCCTCAGAGCGCTGAATAACGACATGAGGAGGAACTTAACGCAGCCCATTCAGGAGCTACGTGAGCACGCTCGGAAAACCCGCGGGCTTGAGTTGCCGGAGGTCAGGGTCGGCGTGAGAACCAGCGACACCACACAGTCCGAGAAGTCCAGAATGCTTGTCAAGCCCCCTCACATATTGATAACCACCCCGGAATCCCTCGCCATATCCATAACCGCGCCTAAGTTCAGGGAGAGGTTGAGGCATGTGAGGTGGGTGGTGGTTGACGAGATCCACGAGCTCGCCTCCAGCAAGAGGGGAGCGCTCCTCACGCTGACGCTCGAGAGGCTTGAGGAGTTCGTGGGCAGGAGGCTTCAGAGGATAGGGCTCAGCGCCACGATATCCCCCCTGGACGAGGTGGCTAAGTTCCTCTCAGGGTATGATGATTTCGGAAGACCTAGGGAATGCGTAGTGGTTGACGCTAGATTCGTCAAGCCTGTGGAGTTGCAGGTAGTGACTCCCAGCGTCGACATAGTGAGCGCGCCTGCCGAGAGGCTAAACGAATCCATCTACAGAGTCCTCAAGAGGGTGATAAGCTCCCACAGAACGACCCTAGTGTTCACCAACACGAGAAGCTCCACCGAGAGGGTTGTCCACAAACTCAAGAAGATGTTCTCAGGGAACAGTGTCGAGGGTCTAGACGAGATAGAGGCGCACCACAGCTCCCTAAGCCGTGAGGTCAGGCTCGAGGTTGAGAGCAAGCTGAAGGAGGGTAAGCTGAGGGCGGTGACCTGCTCAACTTCACTTGAGCTTGGGATTGACATAGGCTACGTTGATTCTGTGGTGTTGCTCAGCAGCCCTAAGAGCGTCACCAGACTCCTGCAGAGGGTGGGCCGATCAGGCCACAACGTGAGTGATGTCAGTAAGGGGTACTTGATAGCGGTGGACAGGGACGACCTGGTTGAGGTGACGGTGCTCGCCCACCTAGCCAGGCTCAGGAGGCTGGACAACGTCCACATACCTATGAAGCCTCTTGACATTCTGGCCCAGTCGCTCGTCGGCATGTCGCTGGAGAGGAAGTGGTCAGTTGGCGATGCCTACAGAGTGGTCAGGAGATCCTACAACTACTCAACCCTCACATACGACGAGTTCCTCAACGTTCTGAAATACCTCGCCGGCAGGTACGAGGTCGTGCCGGACGGCGTGCCCGTCTACTCTAAGATATGGTTCGACGAGGAGGAGGGGGTCTTCGGCAGGAAGAAGTCAGTGAGGATGATCTACTACCTCAACGCCGGCGCGATCCCTGACGAGACTAAGATGAGGGTCTTCTTAGACGGACGCAAGTATATAGGTGATTTAGAGGAGGAGTTCGTCGAGTACCTGGAGCCCGGCGACATATTCGTCTTGGGTGGGAGGACCTACATGTTCGTCAGGAGTGAGGGGCTCAGGGTGATCGTCAGGGACGCTGAGAAGCAGAGGCCTACGGTCCCCTCCTGGTTTTCAGAGGCTCTGCCGCTGTCCTACGACTCGGCCCTCGAGGTAGGCAGATTTAGAGGGATTGTTGGTGAGTGGGTCTCCAAGCACGGTGTGAGAAGAGCTGCTGAGATGATCTCCTCTAACTACGGGCTGGGGTTGAGGGAGGCCAGGTACATCGCCCGCTACGTGTCGGAACAGCTTAAAGCTTGTGGGAAGATTCCGACGGACAGGGAGCTCCTGATCGAGGTGTGGCGTGAGAACGACGTATGCAACCTGATCTTCCACTACCTCTTTGGCAGGAGAGTCAATCAGGTCCTCTCCAGGGCGTACGCACACAGCCTCAGCAACGAGCTGGGGATCCCCGTAAGAGTCACGGTCTCTGACAACGGCTTCATGCTGACCGTGCCTGGGGACGCCCGCCTGGACTTGAACCTACTTAGGAAGGTGGTCAGCAACCTAACCCACGAAACCCTCAGAGGGATTCTGGTCAAAGCACTCAGGAGGAGTGAGATATTGAAGAGGAAATTCAGGCACGTTGCCGAAAGATCCCTAGCCTTGCTTAAGGTCTACAGAGGGGTTGAGACCAGCGTTAGTAGGAGGGAGGTGAACTCAGAGACCCTGCTCAGAGTGTCTGAGAATCTGCCGGGCTACCCACTCCTCGCAGAGACCTACAGGGAGGTGCTGGAGGACTCGATGGACATACACCACGCTGAGGAGGTCTTGAAGAGGATAGCGTTGGGGGAGGCCACGGTCGACTACCTCGTGTCTCAAGACGCGCCATGTCCGTTCAGCCATAGCCTCATCGTGCAGGGATATAGCGACGTGGTTCTGATGGAGGACAGGAGGAGGATTTTAAGCATGCTACACGAGAAGGTGCTGGCTAAGATAAGGGCGGGGCGATCTGATTGAAGGTCTCGGTAGTGGTTCCAACATATAACGAAAGGGAGAACATTCATGAACTACTATCCAGGATCAGCAGGGCTCTCGACGGGTTCGAGTATGAGGTGGTTGTAGTTGATGACAACTCCCCGGACGGGACTGCAGAGTATGCGGCCGAGCTCTCCGCCATATATCCTGTCAGACTGGTCAGGAGGGAGGGCAAGTTAGGCCTTACGTCCGCAGTGATTGACGGAGCTAAGGTGGCTAGGGGGGATTACGTGGTGGTCATGGATGCCGACCTTCAGCATCCGCCTGAGGTCATTAGAGACCTCCTCAAGAAGGCTGATTCCTGCGACCTGGTTATAGCGTCCAGATATGTAGAGGGAGGGGGTGCTGAGGGCTTCACGTTTGCCAGGCGGGTAATATCCTTGGGGGCCACCTACCTAGCCAGGATATTAATACCTCATGCGAAGGGGGTCAGGGACCCCATGTCCGGGTTCTTCCTAGTGAGGAGGGAGTTGCTCAAGGACTTAAAGCCGGTGATGCCTAAGGGTTATAAGGTGTTGCTGGAGGTTCTTGCACACCGTGAAGGGTTGAAGATCTGTGAGATCCCCTACACGTTCTGCTCTAGGGTTAGGGGGGCATCCAAGCTAAGCAGGCGCGAGATACTCAACTACATCAAGCAGTTGTTGATGCTGATGCCCGATTACTACAAGTTCGCTGTGGTCGGTGCGTCCGGGGTGGCTGTCAACTTAGGCACGGTCGCTCTGCTTGAACACGTGCTCACCGTACCTCACGTGATAGCGTCAGCGGTTGGGATCGAGGTATCGCTCACCAACAACTTCGTCTGGAACGACCTGTGGACCTTCAGGGAGCGTAGGGGTGGAGGCTGGGTGGCGAGGTACCTTAAGTACCACCTCTCAACGCTTGCAGGCAACCTCGCCCAATACCTGGCCTCGCAGGCGGTCTACTATACTGTGTTGAAGGTGCCTGTAGCGGCCCAGGCGGTCGGGACGGTAGTAGGGTATATAATAAATTACTTCCTGAGCAGGAGCTACGTCTGGAAGGGCGGTAGCGTCAGCTCTTAACACGCTTTTAAACCTACAGCCAAACATCTTGATTGGTGTTATGACTGCTAGGATATGGCTACGCTTTCATTACTGCCGTGATGCAGGCGCTCAACACCGCCTTCACCAGCAGATACAGGAGATCGATACATCCGATACTCCTCACAGGACTCAGAGCTTTAATGAGCCTCGCACCAGCCATCGCGGTGTGCTTTCTCACAGGCTTTAGAGCGGATACTGCCCTCACCAGCGTCCTCCTATTCATCGCGTCAGCCCTCATAGGTCCTGGGGTGGGGGACGCTGCCTACACTAAGGCCATCCAGATGGTGGGGGGCGGGAGGGCCGTCATCGTGGCCAACATCTACATATTCGTGGCTCAAGCACTCTCAACCCTGACTGGAGAGGTGTTGGGCTTCGGAGTAGTGCTGGGGGCCGTCCTGGCGTTCACCGGATCCGCGATTTCCGTGTCCCACAACATGAATCGGGGGAGCGCCTCCCTGAGGGGGATATGCTACGCGGCTCTCGCGTCGCTTAGCTGGGGTCTCGGCACGGTGTTGAATAGGGTGGCGCTCAACTACGCCGAACCTATGTCGTTGCTGACGATCAGGATGTTAGTCCTTACCGCAGTCTTCATCCCTGCAGGACTGCTCACCATCTCCGCGAAGAAAGACTACAGCATACACACTAACCTAGGAAATCTGATCAAGTGCTCGATCATAACAGGACTTGTGGGCTGGTTCAGCGGCATGTACTTCTTCCTCCTATCGCTGGCCACCATAGGGACCGCGTCAACGGTTATCGTGACGGCCTCAGTCCCCATAATGTCTATGGCTATGAATAAGATCGTGGCCAAGGAACCACTCGGCCTCAGGCTCGTTCTGGGAGCCAGCCTAACGTCACTCGGCATAGGGGTGGCGGCCCTCCTAAGCTGACCGACCATACCTCGGAATATATCACATCCCTGCGGACGCGGTTAAGATGGAATTAATTTGGGTGGGGGATGGGACCCACCAAGGCGTCAGGCGGGACGAAGACTGAGCACCGATGAAACGCCGACCATCGGGGAACGACCGTCAACCGATGAAGAGTTGCCAGTGATTTTATCTAATAGTGCGGTCTTTAGAGGCTCTGCAGGCCGGGCCGGACTCGGAGAGGTGGTCAGCGCGGTAGGTTCAGGAGCTCCTATGATTCAAGCCGGAGGTTGCTAAGAGTCCCGATATTTTAAGTCGTGTGTAGTAATTTAATTTGGATGAGCATTATGGCATGGCTCACTGATAAGTGGTTCGTAAGTCCTTATAATTATGTCGATGAAGTCCGTAAGAGCATGAAGTTGCCTGAGAAGGTATACATCCACGACACCACATTGAGGGATGGTGAGCAACAACCCGGAGTGGTTTTCAGGAAGGGTGAGAAGCTGGAGATAGCTATGGCTCTGGACGACGCCGGGGTCGACTTCATAGAGGCGGGGATGCCGGCCGTCTCAAGAGAGGATCTGGAGGCAGCTAAAGCCATCGCCAGGCAGGGTCTTAAGGCTAAGGTGTTGGTATTCACCAGATGTCTGAAGGAGGACGTGGACCTGGCCCTCGAGGCGGAGGTCCCCGGGGTGGTTATGGAGTTGCCTGCAAGCGATCACATAATGGAGTACGCCTACAAGTGGCCCATCGATAAGGCTTTGGAGAGGTCTCAGGACGCTGTGGAGTACGCTAAGCAACACGGCCTCTACGTCAAGCTGTTCACGATAGATGCTACGAGATCTAGCCTCGAATTCCTCAAGACGATGACCGAGAGTGTCGGCAGGAGGCTGGACGTCCTCACCATAGCGGACACCTTCGGCGTCATGAACCCATACGCTATGGAGTACTTCATAAGAAGGGTCAGGGAGTTTGTGGATAAGCCTGTGGAGGTACACACTCATGACGACTTTGGTCTGGCGGTCGCAAACTCCGTGGCCGCTGTGGTGGGCGGTGCGACAACAGTACATGTGACCGTTAACGGGATTGGGGAGAGATCAGGGAATGCGGCCTTGGAGGAGACGGTGCTCACGCTGGAGCTTCTGCTGGGGGTTAGGACTAACGTCAGGCTGAACAGGCTGTACAAGCTATCGAAACTTGTTGAGAGTCTGTCGGGAGTGCCGTTACCGCCTCAGAAGGCTGTCGTGGGAGATAACGCGGTGAGGATAGAGTCTGGGATTCTGGCTGATTGGTGGTACAGCGTGAAGGACTCAAGACCCGTTGAGGTGCTACCTTATCTGCCGACGCTGGTGGGTAGGAAGGCGGATGTGTCAGTGCTCCTCGGAAAGAAGTCAGGCAGGAGGAACGTAGTTGAGAAGCTGAGGGAGTGGAGGATCAGTGTGAGGGATGAGGAGGTGGCTTTGATTCTGATGAGGCTGAAGGATATAGCGGTCGAGAGGAAGAGGATCCTGACGGAGGATGAGTTCAGGGAACTAGTGCGGGAAGTC
This portion of the Zestosphaera sp. genome encodes:
- a CDS encoding homoaconitate hydratase is translated as MKLPEKVYIHDTTLRDGEQQPGVVFRKGEKLEIAMALDDAGVDFIEAGMPAVSREDLEAAKAIARQGLKAKVLVFTRCLKEDVDLALEAEVPGVVMELPASDHIMEYAYKWPIDKALERSQDAVEYAKQHGLYVKLFTIDATRSSLEFLKTMTESVGRRLDVLTIADTFGVMNPYAMEYFIRRVREFVDKPVEVHTHDDFGLAVANSVAAVVGGATTVHVTVNGIGERSGNAALEETVLTLELLLGVRTNVRLNRLYKLSKLVESLSGVPLPPQKAVVGDNAVRIESGILADWWYSVKDSRPVEVLPYLPTLVGRKADVSVLLGKKSGRRNVVEKLREWRISVRDEEVALILMRLKDIAVERKRILTEDEFRELVREVLRAKV
- a CDS encoding ATP-dependent helicase, producing MRGCLSDYVLDWFLSKYREFTPPQLLAIPRIKEGENVLISSPTGTGKTLAVFLPIIDELLKAASLGALEDQVYVVYVSPLRALNNDMRRNLTQPIQELREHARKTRGLELPEVRVGVRTSDTTQSEKSRMLVKPPHILITTPESLAISITAPKFRERLRHVRWVVVDEIHELASSKRGALLTLTLERLEEFVGRRLQRIGLSATISPLDEVAKFLSGYDDFGRPRECVVVDARFVKPVELQVVTPSVDIVSAPAERLNESIYRVLKRVISSHRTTLVFTNTRSSTERVVHKLKKMFSGNSVEGLDEIEAHHSSLSREVRLEVESKLKEGKLRAVTCSTSLELGIDIGYVDSVVLLSSPKSVTRLLQRVGRSGHNVSDVSKGYLIAVDRDDLVEVTVLAHLARLRRLDNVHIPMKPLDILAQSLVGMSLERKWSVGDAYRVVRRSYNYSTLTYDEFLNVLKYLAGRYEVVPDGVPVYSKIWFDEEEGVFGRKKSVRMIYYLNAGAIPDETKMRVFLDGRKYIGDLEEEFVEYLEPGDIFVLGGRTYMFVRSEGLRVIVRDAEKQRPTVPSWFSEALPLSYDSALEVGRFRGIVGEWVSKHGVRRAAEMISSNYGLGLREARYIARYVSEQLKACGKIPTDRELLIEVWRENDVCNLIFHYLFGRRVNQVLSRAYAHSLSNELGIPVRVTVSDNGFMLTVPGDARLDLNLLRKVVSNLTHETLRGILVKALRRSEILKRKFRHVAERSLALLKVYRGVETSVSRREVNSETLLRVSENLPGYPLLAETYREVLEDSMDIHHAEEVLKRIALGEATVDYLVSQDAPCPFSHSLIVQGYSDVVLMEDRRRILSMLHEKVLAKIRAGRSD
- a CDS encoding stage II sporulation protein M; this translates as MSRRLTASVITLLFLASVAAGLSSPPQQSEGLAEALKEQFRPLTESYSTSDLKSLMMLSLTIFMNNLRVALLNLILGVSVVGPAGVMMVNGYVIGVVLSSMGDVMAGVALILPHGILEISALIYSAVLGTHLGVGVVSSVFRRSEAGRVRAAFRETFTRFPIVVLLLALAALIEVFVTMLIVAPIVRA
- a CDS encoding glycosyltransferase family 2 protein, which encodes MKVSVVVPTYNERENIHELLSRISRALDGFEYEVVVVDDNSPDGTAEYAAELSAIYPVRLVRREGKLGLTSAVIDGAKVARGDYVVVMDADLQHPPEVIRDLLKKADSCDLVIASRYVEGGGAEGFTFARRVISLGATYLARILIPHAKGVRDPMSGFFLVRRELLKDLKPVMPKGYKVLLEVLAHREGLKICEIPYTFCSRVRGASKLSRREILNYIKQLLMLMPDYYKFAVVGASGVAVNLGTVALLEHVLTVPHVIASAVGIEVSLTNNFVWNDLWTFRERRGGGWVARYLKYHLSTLAGNLAQYLASQAVYYTVLKVPVAAQAVGTVVGYIINYFLSRSYVWKGGSVSS
- a CDS encoding DMT family transporter, encoding MLGYGYAFITAVMQALNTAFTSRYRRSIHPILLTGLRALMSLAPAIAVCFLTGFRADTALTSVLLFIASALIGPGVGDAAYTKAIQMVGGGRAVIVANIYIFVAQALSTLTGEVLGFGVVLGAVLAFTGSAISVSHNMNRGSASLRGICYAALASLSWGLGTVLNRVALNYAEPMSLLTIRMLVLTAVFIPAGLLTISAKKDYSIHTNLGNLIKCSIITGLVGWFSGMYFFLLSLATIGTASTVIVTASVPIMSMAMNKIVAKEPLGLRLVLGASLTSLGIGVAALLS